In one Aeromicrobium wangtongii genomic region, the following are encoded:
- a CDS encoding inositol monophosphatase family protein has protein sequence MSHDLYELARQVGLEASAFVRTNRPSGRVDVAATKSSATDVVTELDRACERLIRERIFAARPDDGFIGEEGDDIVGTTGVDWVVDPIDGTVNFVHGIPSYAVSIAARRDGAVVAGHVVNIATGLEWGAVLGAGSWRHEGDQKVRLAAPQPPPLAQAIIATGFNYVPEIRARQSAAVAKLLPHIADIRRIGSAALELCALAEGQYDAYVEQGLHVWDRAAAGLVATEAGFIVTGLDGEPDERMVMAAHPDATAEYFDLVRACGF, from the coding sequence ATGAGCCACGACCTGTACGAGCTGGCTCGGCAGGTGGGCCTGGAGGCTTCGGCGTTCGTGCGCACCAACCGCCCGTCCGGCCGGGTCGACGTCGCCGCCACCAAGAGCAGCGCCACCGATGTGGTGACCGAGCTCGATCGGGCGTGCGAGCGGCTCATCCGCGAGCGCATCTTCGCGGCCCGGCCGGACGACGGCTTCATCGGCGAGGAGGGCGACGACATCGTGGGGACGACCGGCGTCGACTGGGTCGTCGACCCGATCGACGGCACCGTGAACTTCGTGCACGGCATCCCGTCCTACGCCGTGTCGATCGCTGCCCGGCGCGACGGCGCCGTGGTGGCCGGGCACGTCGTCAACATCGCGACCGGCCTCGAATGGGGTGCGGTCCTCGGTGCCGGGTCGTGGCGGCACGAGGGCGACCAGAAGGTGCGGCTGGCCGCCCCGCAGCCGCCACCGCTGGCGCAGGCGATCATCGCGACCGGCTTCAACTACGTGCCCGAGATCCGCGCGCGGCAGTCCGCTGCCGTCGCCAAGCTGCTGCCGCACATCGCGGACATCCGCCGGATCGGCTCCGCCGCACTGGAGCTGTGCGCCCTCGCCGAGGGCCAGTACGACGCCTACGTCGAGCAGGGCCTGCACGTGTGGGACCGCGCCGCGGCGGGGCTCGTCGCGACCGAGGCGGGGTTCATCGTGACCGGTCTGGACGGTGAGCCGGACGAGCGCATGGTGATGGCCGCTCATCCTGACGCGACAGCGGAATATTTCGACCTCGTGCGCGCTTGTGGATTCTGA
- a CDS encoding DUF4193 domain-containing protein, with protein sequence MATDYDAPRKTEEEQSEDSIEELKARRHEKNSGKVDEDETEAAESFELPGADLSHEELAVQVVPKQVDEFTCSSCFLVHHRSQLASDKNGVLVCRDCAD encoded by the coding sequence ATGGCTACCGACTACGACGCACCGCGCAAGACTGAGGAAGAGCAGTCCGAGGACAGCATCGAGGAGCTCAAGGCGCGTCGGCACGAGAAGAACTCGGGCAAGGTCGACGAGGACGAGACCGAGGCTGCAGAGTCCTTCGAGCTGCCTGGAGCTGACCTCTCCCACGAGGAGCTGGCCGTCCAGGTGGTGCCCAAGCAGGTCGACGAGTTCACCTGCTCGTCCTGCTTCCTGGTGCACCACCGCAGCCAGCTGGCCTCGGACAAGAACGGTGTTCTCGTCTGCCGCGACTGCGCTGACTGA
- a CDS encoding DUF4235 domain-containing protein: MAKKAKKGKKGASLIEQAAATPNRKAPSKGAWKVMDRGSSLVGGLLAARASAVAWRVVTGHKPPTSGRHPEVSTREAVTWAVVGGGIIELVKVGVRRSAATYWVKSTGQLPPGMKPLAAAKAAGTKKEPVL, translated from the coding sequence GTGGCGAAGAAGGCTAAGAAGGGCAAGAAGGGGGCTTCGCTGATCGAGCAGGCCGCCGCCACCCCGAACCGGAAGGCACCCAGCAAGGGCGCCTGGAAGGTCATGGACCGCGGGTCGTCGCTCGTCGGTGGCCTCCTGGCCGCACGAGCGTCCGCCGTCGCGTGGCGGGTCGTCACCGGCCACAAGCCGCCGACCAGCGGGCGGCACCCCGAGGTCAGCACCCGCGAGGCCGTGACCTGGGCCGTCGTGGGCGGCGGCATCATCGAGCTGGTCAAGGTGGGCGTGCGCCGCAGCGCCGCGACCTACTGGGTCAAGTCGACCGGCCAGCTGCCGCCGGGCATGAAGCCTCTGGCGGCGGCGAAGGCAGCGGGAACGAAAAAGGAGCCGGTCCTGTAG
- a CDS encoding DUF3093 domain-containing protein: protein MTTYRERLTAPLSWWFAALGFAVVWGWLFLVATTWIAAIVVTVLLAAAGFYAVWRYGSVLITVGPEGLRVGRAFVEATHVGNVTALDRAAYRTQLGTGANARAHLVTRPYLDHGVLVDIDDPADPTPYWLVSSRHPADLAAALSAGGTGSPTAPHDTNGDAPRGEEG from the coding sequence GTGACGACCTACCGCGAGCGCCTGACCGCCCCTTTGTCCTGGTGGTTCGCCGCGCTCGGATTCGCCGTGGTGTGGGGATGGCTCTTCCTGGTCGCCACGACGTGGATCGCCGCGATCGTGGTCACCGTCCTGCTGGCAGCGGCTGGGTTCTACGCCGTCTGGCGCTACGGCTCGGTGCTCATCACCGTCGGCCCCGAGGGGCTGCGCGTCGGCCGGGCCTTCGTCGAGGCCACCCACGTCGGCAACGTCACGGCGCTGGATCGCGCCGCGTACCGGACCCAGCTGGGAACAGGAGCGAACGCCCGCGCGCACCTGGTGACCCGGCCGTACCTCGACCATGGTGTCCTCGTCGACATCGACGACCCGGCCGACCCGACCCCGTACTGGCTGGTGTCCAGCCGGCATCCCGCGGATCTCGCGGCGGCCCTGTCGGCCGGTGGCACCGGCTCCCCCACAGCACCGCACGACACGAATGGAGACGCACCCCGTGGCGAAGAAGGCTAA
- the dut gene encoding dUTP diphosphatase yields MLDVTVTRLDPGVPLPAYAHPGDAGADLVTTIDVEIAPGERVLVPTGIAIALPDGLAAFVHPRSGLALRLGLSIVNTPGTIDAGYRGEIKVLLVNHDPTERITLTRGDRIAQLVIQKVEHVTFVESPLLPDSVRGAGGYGSTGGHATAPVHEEST; encoded by the coding sequence ATGCTCGACGTGACCGTGACGCGGCTCGATCCCGGCGTCCCCCTCCCGGCCTACGCCCACCCCGGTGATGCCGGGGCGGATCTGGTCACGACGATCGACGTCGAGATCGCCCCCGGCGAACGGGTCCTCGTGCCGACGGGGATCGCGATCGCCCTGCCTGACGGGCTGGCCGCGTTCGTGCACCCCCGATCCGGCCTCGCGCTGCGGCTGGGCCTGTCGATCGTGAACACCCCCGGGACGATCGACGCCGGCTACCGCGGCGAGATCAAGGTGCTGCTGGTCAACCACGACCCGACCGAGCGCATCACGCTGACCCGCGGCGACCGCATCGCCCAGCTGGTCATCCAGAAGGTCGAGCACGTGACCTTCGTCGAGTCCCCGCTGCTGCCCGACTCGGTGCGTGGTGCGGGGGGCTACGGTTCTACCGGCGGTCACGCGACCGCCCCGGTCCACGAAGAGAGCACCTGA
- a CDS encoding DUF3710 domain-containing protein, with amino-acid sequence MALRRNKRTSDDQPVPAPVEVEGVRHAGPWDSTERTPDEDGTYLDLGSLLVRVRPGLDVQLPTDGAEGEIGAVMLVAESSALELRAFAATRSGGLWDEVRDDLILEVARLDGECEQVDGPFGAELHVKVPAELPDGEQGFQPSRIVGIEGPRWLLRATFLGDAALNPSDDDVLMQTLRDVIVQRGPEPRIPRESLLLTLPPNATLVADDE; translated from the coding sequence ATGGCACTGCGACGCAACAAGCGAACGTCCGACGACCAGCCGGTCCCCGCCCCTGTGGAGGTCGAGGGCGTGCGCCACGCCGGTCCATGGGACTCCACGGAGCGGACGCCCGACGAGGACGGCACGTACCTGGACCTCGGCTCGCTGCTGGTGCGCGTGCGCCCCGGTCTGGACGTCCAGCTGCCCACCGACGGCGCCGAGGGCGAGATCGGCGCCGTGATGCTGGTGGCGGAGTCCTCCGCGCTCGAGCTGCGTGCCTTCGCCGCGACGCGCTCGGGAGGTCTGTGGGACGAGGTGCGCGACGACCTGATCCTGGAGGTGGCTCGCCTCGACGGCGAGTGCGAGCAGGTCGACGGGCCGTTCGGCGCCGAGCTGCACGTCAAGGTCCCCGCCGAGCTGCCGGACGGCGAGCAGGGATTCCAGCCCAGCCGCATCGTCGGCATCGAGGGTCCCCGCTGGCTGCTGCGGGCCACCTTCCTGGGCGATGCGGCCCTCAACCCGTCCGACGACGACGTGCTGATGCAGACCCTGCGCGATGTCATCGTGCAGCGTGGTCCCGAGCCGCGGATCCCGCGGGAGTCGTTGCTGCTGACGCTGCCGCCGAACGCCACGCTGGTCGCCGACGACGAGTAG
- a CDS encoding OB-fold nucleic acid binding domain-containing protein — MGRFSRTLERLSTENQEAGELKNDAARAGCQLISSQADRCMATIHGVLRSVTLRPVDGITALEAELYDGSDSVTLIWLGRRKIEGISAGRQLTAHGRIGMRGTTRIIYNPRYELDA, encoded by the coding sequence ATGGGACGCTTCAGCAGGACCCTCGAACGGCTCTCCACGGAGAACCAGGAGGCCGGAGAGCTCAAGAACGACGCCGCCAGGGCCGGTTGTCAGCTCATCTCGTCGCAGGCCGACCGCTGCATGGCCACGATCCACGGGGTTCTCCGCTCGGTCACGCTGCGTCCGGTCGACGGGATCACGGCCCTCGAGGCCGAGCTGTACGACGGGTCCGACAGCGTGACCCTCATCTGGCTGGGGCGTCGCAAGATCGAGGGCATCAGCGCCGGACGTCAGCTCACGGCGCACGGCCGGATCGGGATGCGCGGCACGACCCGCATCATCTACAACCCGCGATACGAGCTCGACGCGTGA
- a CDS encoding DUF3159 domain-containing protein: MTSAQATVEQVVRAQLAKALGGPRGIVESAVPTALFTICFLVSDDIRMSLIASIAVTAALLVVRLLQRSSTQFVLNALVGIGIGALFAYRASQSGGSEEDVARAVFTPGLIYNGAYAVVIVFTILIGWPIVGFMVGSVMGDATAWHEDKAMVRLCSRLTWVLAVPCVIRVVVQLPLWLDHQIGLLGASKIILGWPLQLAAFAVMAWLLTRNRTPIDLGPDPRRP, from the coding sequence GTGACCTCTGCCCAGGCCACGGTCGAGCAAGTCGTCCGTGCCCAGCTGGCCAAGGCGCTGGGCGGGCCGCGGGGCATCGTGGAGAGCGCGGTTCCCACCGCCCTGTTCACGATCTGCTTCCTGGTCTCCGACGACATCCGGATGTCGCTGATCGCCAGCATCGCGGTCACCGCAGCCCTGCTGGTCGTCCGCCTTCTGCAGAGGTCGTCGACCCAGTTCGTCCTGAACGCGCTGGTCGGCATCGGCATCGGCGCGCTGTTCGCCTATCGCGCCTCGCAGTCGGGCGGGTCCGAGGAGGACGTGGCCCGCGCGGTGTTCACCCCCGGGCTGATCTACAACGGCGCCTACGCCGTCGTCATCGTGTTCACGATCCTGATCGGGTGGCCCATCGTCGGGTTCATGGTCGGCTCGGTGATGGGCGATGCCACGGCGTGGCACGAGGACAAGGCGATGGTGCGGCTGTGCTCGCGCCTGACCTGGGTCCTGGCTGTCCCGTGCGTGATCCGCGTGGTGGTGCAGCTGCCGCTGTGGCTCGACCACCAGATAGGCCTGCTGGGTGCGTCCAAGATCATCCTCGGCTGGCCGCTGCAGCTGGCGGCCTTCGCCGTCATGGCCTGGCTGCTGACCCGCAACCGCACACCCATCGACCTCGGACCTGATCCGCGCCGTCCCTGA